In Gemmatimonadales bacterium, the following are encoded in one genomic region:
- a CDS encoding helix-turn-helix transcriptional regulator, with amino-acid sequence MDLERLDRTLTTILSPLAHQRCDDWCLAVESSVAELLDGDHVVFGFPRAGVPMHVHSMNVAARPQRAIQVLFGRLPDLPPDPWLQKAERERLRSSAEVWSRLRAFWRAAAGQPAALRRSAFLGEVLTPGRIYDSENIDWPVADGHTALCISYSNAETSVRSRRASPRHAAGALLRLLLPALKVGVTMRLAGDREVAAELTLGRFGLTRREAQITRLLARRATNREIADQLDVSPHTVRHHVENIFAKLGIHSRRSIASQFA; translated from the coding sequence GTGGATCTCGAGCGGCTCGATCGTACGCTGACCACGATCCTGTCGCCGCTCGCGCACCAGCGCTGCGACGACTGGTGTCTCGCCGTCGAGTCGTCAGTCGCCGAACTGCTCGATGGCGATCACGTCGTGTTCGGTTTCCCCCGCGCCGGCGTGCCGATGCACGTCCATTCCATGAACGTTGCGGCAAGGCCGCAGCGTGCGATTCAGGTGCTCTTCGGCAGGCTGCCGGACCTGCCGCCGGATCCTTGGCTTCAGAAGGCGGAGCGCGAGAGGTTGCGGTCGAGCGCTGAGGTGTGGAGTCGGCTCCGTGCATTCTGGCGGGCGGCCGCTGGGCAGCCGGCGGCACTACGGCGCTCGGCCTTCCTCGGCGAGGTCCTCACGCCCGGCCGGATATACGACAGCGAAAACATCGACTGGCCCGTCGCCGACGGACACACCGCGTTGTGCATCTCGTACAGCAACGCCGAGACGTCCGTTCGTTCGCGTCGGGCAAGCCCAAGACATGCAGCGGGAGCGCTGCTCCGACTGTTGCTCCCCGCGCTCAAGGTGGGAGTCACCATGCGTCTCGCGGGTGACCGCGAGGTCGCGGCGGAGCTGACACTCGGACGGTTCGGGCTGACCAGGCGTGAGGCGCAGATCACGCGTCTGCTCGCACGCCGAGCGACGAACCGGGAGATCGCCGATCAGCTCGACGTGAGCCCGCACACCGTGCGGCATCATGTCGAGAATATTTTCGCGAAGCTCGGCATCCATTCGCGCCGCTCC
- a CDS encoding alpha/beta hydrolase, whose amino-acid sequence MPRSGTLPHHSTSASVHSVKRLRGAARPPWRAGALPNGYARRARAALAGERRRETSSLGAYDWRPAMQQVTAPTLIIHGGREVSPMEYAREWAATMPNGRLLIMRGLGHFLYVEDPARFFSAIDAFIAGGWPMGTSSR is encoded by the coding sequence ATGCCGCGTTCTGGGACGCTGCCGCACCATTCAACCAGCGCCTCGGTGCATTCCGTGAAGAGGTTGCGAGGAGCGGCGCGTCCTCCGTGGCGGGCGGGGGCGCTGCCTAACGGATACGCACGCAGGGCCCGCGCGGCGCTCGCAGGTGAGCGCCGTCGGGAAACGTCTTCCCTCGGCGCGTACGACTGGCGGCCGGCGATGCAGCAAGTCACTGCGCCGACGCTGATCATTCACGGGGGCCGGGAAGTGAGCCCAATGGAATACGCCCGGGAGTGGGCGGCCACGATGCCGAACGGGCGGCTGCTGATCATGCGAGGGCTGGGCCATTTCCTCTATGTCGAAGATCCGGCGCGGTTCTTCAGCGCGATCGACGCCTTTATCGCGGGAGGCTGGCCGATGGGAACGAGCAGCAGGTAG
- a CDS encoding Gfo/Idh/MocA family oxidoreductase: MTRPVRVGIIGGGLMGREVASALSRWFVLDQYPVPAELVAVCDVAEKQREWFRQVHGVQLITEDHGALLDRGDIDVVYVAVPHHLHEAIYLDVLRSGKDLLAEKPFGIDLKAARTVREAAQRSGRFVRCSSEFPYFPGAQRAYQLASAGGLGKLLEIRAGFHHSSDLDPTKPANWKRQVLTCGAIGVMGDLGIHAVHIPFRLGWYPRRVYAQLQKIYHERPDGKGGMAPCDTWDNALLHTDVVIDGAEVPMRLELKRLAPGETNTWFLEVLGTDGGVKYSTKAPKTLWTFQRGREQSWQRTDLGFHGVFPTITGGIFEPGFPDCILQMWAAFMAERGGVLRERFGCVTPEEAVRSHELFAAALQSHAEKRAVEVPDP; the protein is encoded by the coding sequence GTGACCCGGCCGGTCCGGGTCGGCATCATTGGTGGCGGCTTGATGGGCCGCGAAGTGGCCAGCGCGTTGAGCCGCTGGTTTGTCCTGGACCAGTACCCGGTGCCGGCCGAGCTGGTCGCGGTCTGCGACGTGGCCGAGAAGCAGCGGGAGTGGTTTCGTCAGGTGCACGGCGTGCAGCTCATCACGGAGGATCACGGGGCACTCCTCGACCGCGGCGACATCGACGTGGTCTACGTGGCGGTGCCGCACCACCTGCACGAGGCGATCTACCTCGATGTCCTGCGGTCGGGCAAAGACCTGCTGGCGGAGAAGCCGTTCGGCATCGATCTCAAGGCAGCGCGCACCGTGCGCGAGGCGGCTCAGCGGTCGGGTCGCTTCGTGCGCTGCAGCTCGGAGTTCCCCTATTTCCCGGGCGCGCAGCGCGCCTATCAGCTGGCGAGCGCGGGCGGGCTCGGCAAGCTCCTGGAGATTCGCGCCGGCTTTCACCACAGCAGCGACCTGGATCCGACCAAGCCGGCCAACTGGAAGCGGCAGGTGCTCACCTGCGGGGCCATCGGGGTGATGGGGGATCTGGGCATACACGCGGTGCACATCCCCTTCCGGCTCGGCTGGTACCCACGGCGGGTCTACGCCCAATTGCAGAAGATTTACCACGAGCGTCCCGACGGCAAAGGCGGCATGGCGCCGTGCGACACCTGGGATAACGCCCTGTTGCACACCGATGTGGTGATCGACGGGGCCGAGGTACCAATGCGGCTAGAGCTCAAGCGCCTCGCGCCGGGGGAGACCAACACCTGGTTCCTCGAGGTCCTCGGAACGGATGGGGGCGTCAAGTACAGCACCAAGGCCCCCAAGACCCTCTGGACCTTCCAGCGCGGCAGAGAGCAGAGCTGGCAACGCACCGACCTCGGCTTTCACGGGGTGTTCCCGACGATCACGGGCGGGATCTTCGAGCCCGGGTTCCCCGATTGCATTCTCCAGATGTGGGCGGCCTTCATGGCCGAGCGGGGCGGAGTCCTCCGCGAACGCTTCGGCTGCGTGACGCCGGAGGAGGCGGTGCGGAGCCATGAGC
- a CDS encoding alpha/beta hydrolase: MKHHTIVGGGGTRLHLVEAGDPRGPPILFLHGCSQSWLTWDRQMRSELAQRYRLIAMDLRGHGSSERPRDGYDDSRLWAADVDAAIRELELDRPILCGWSYGPLVILDYIRHYGEERIGGIHLVAAVTKLGSAAAAAVLSAEFLALLPGLFSSDMGEGVRGLESLLHLCFVREPEASDLYTMLGFGVSVPPFVRQALLTRVVDNDDLLPTVVKPVLITHGALDAVVKLDVVAQHRAGLPHAQVDVMPDAGHAAFWDAAAPFNQRLGAFREEVARSGASSVAGGGAA; the protein is encoded by the coding sequence ATGAAGCACCACACGATCGTCGGCGGAGGAGGCACTCGGCTCCACCTCGTCGAAGCGGGAGACCCACGCGGTCCACCGATCCTGTTTCTCCACGGCTGCTCCCAGAGCTGGCTCACCTGGGACCGGCAGATGCGCTCCGAGCTGGCCCAGCGGTACCGCCTCATCGCAATGGACCTGCGTGGCCACGGCTCGTCGGAGCGGCCGCGCGACGGCTACGATGACTCGAGGCTGTGGGCGGCCGACGTCGACGCCGCCATCCGCGAGCTGGAACTCGACCGACCGATACTTTGCGGCTGGTCATACGGGCCGCTCGTCATCCTCGACTACATCCGGCACTACGGCGAGGAGCGGATCGGCGGGATTCATCTCGTGGCCGCCGTCACCAAGCTCGGCAGCGCAGCGGCCGCGGCGGTGCTCTCGGCTGAGTTCCTTGCCCTCCTGCCCGGGCTCTTCTCGAGTGACATGGGCGAGGGCGTGCGCGGCCTCGAGTCTCTGCTGCACCTGTGCTTCGTCCGCGAGCCGGAAGCGTCGGATCTGTACACGATGCTGGGCTTCGGCGTATCCGTGCCACCGTTCGTCCGTCAGGCGCTGCTGACGCGCGTGGTCGACAACGACGACCTCCTGCCGACCGTCGTGAAGCCCGTATTGATCACGCATGGCGCGCTCGACGCGGTCGTCAAACTGGATGTCGTCGCGCAACACCGCGCGGGGCTGCCGCACGCGCAGGTTGACGTCATGCCGGACGCGGGTCATGCCGCGTTCTGGGACGCTGCCGCACCATTCAACCAGCGCCTCGGTGCATTCCGTGAAGAGGTTGCGAGGAGCGGCGCGTCCTCCGTGGCGGGCGGGGGCGCTGCCTAA